From the genome of Leptospira koniambonensis:
GAAGTTTTCTTTCTCAATGGAATTCGATCGCTGTTTCTCTAGGTGGGGCCCCTCTCGGAGAAAGTGGAAGTTTTCTATTAAAATCAATTATTCTCCCAGTGGGGATCAGCTTTTATACATTCCAAACGATGTCTTACACTATTGATGTATACAAAGGTGAATTGAAACCTGAAAAGGATTTCTTCGATTTTGCATTATTCGTTACTTATTTTCCACAGTTAGTAGCCGGGCCAATTGAAAGAGCAGGCGATCTATTACCTCAATTAAAAAAGCCTAAATTTCCTGATTCAAACGCGGTTATGGAAGGGCTTTGGGATATTCTCTTAGGATATTTTCTTAAAGTATATATTGCTGATAATCTTGGCCCAATAGTTGACCAAGTTTTTTTCACCAACAAAGAAACCTATCTATCTCACATAGAGTTTGCTTCTCGTATGGGAGGAGGACAAGTTTTAGCAGCTACACTTGGCTTCATCATACAGGTTTATTGTGATTTTGCAGGTTATTCTTTTATAGCTGTTGGGATTTCCCGACTTATGGGTGTAAATCTAACAATTAACTTCGATACTCCAGAATACTCTGCTAATCCTGTCGAGTTATGGACAAGATGGCATGTCACCTTGAATCGTTGGTTTAGAAGTTACGTTTATTTTCCATTAGGCGGTAGCAAAGTTGGCAAACTTGCCCAAATCAGAAACGTATTACTCGTTTTTGGATTATCTGGTCTTTGGCATGGAGCAAATTGGACCTTTGTTACTTGGGGACTTTTAAACGGATTCTATACAGTTGTATATTTATTAATTACTTGGTATGCAGCTGATCGTTTGAGTTTCTTATCCAATACAAAATGGAAATCGATCTTATTTGCTATTGGTAGCAGAGTTCTTACTTTTTTCTTATTTGGCTTAAGTGCTGTGGCATTTAGAGCATACGATGTATCACATATGCTTCTTCTTTATTCCCAGATTTTTTCTGTTTGGGATGTTTCTGGTCCAGTAAACGGTATGCTCGCTTCCGGACATTATTTCTGGGAAATATTCAAGGTAGTACTTCCGCTTCTAATTATAGATTTCTTTATCTACACTAAAAACGACAGATACTTTATCTTTAAAACGAATAAGTGGGTTCAGTCCTTAGCCTTTATCCTTCTTTTCGGAATTGTCATCCTAAAAGGAATCTTTGGTAAAGAGGTAATTTACTTTGCTTTCTAAGTTGTCCGGGATCCTGATAGCGGTTTCCTTTTTTATAATATTAGAAATTATAATACATATTGTTCCAACTTATTATATGGAAGAGCCGGAGCCGTTTTTCGTAAATTATAAGCGAGAAACTTTAGAGTCCGGAAAAGGAACAGCAGATGTTATCATCCTTGGCGACTCCAGAAGTATGACGTTAGAAGGAGTCAGCAAAGGAGAAGGCCATGAATCTTCTGTTTACAATCATAGTCTTCCAGGAATGGGTCCTAGATATTATCGTTATTTTTTACAAAAATATCTAGAATACGGAAACCAAAAACCGAAATTACTTTTGTTCGCAGGAAGCCAGCCATTATATTCAGAAGGTTACGGATTTCCTCTTTATGATCCGTCCGGTGGAAAAGCCCAACATAACGAAACAATCTCACAGTACGCCAACAGACGCTGGAACGAAGGACTGAAAAATTGGTTCTTTAGTGTTGAAGAAGAGAAAAAGAATCTTAATACAGACGATACCTTCCTCTGGGATTTTTTTGGCCAAAGATATTTACATCAATTCTCCTTTTTAGAATTATACGGCCAGTTCGAAGGTATTGAAAGTATATTCATTCTTTCTAAAGCAGCTCCGCTTATCTATAAAACTTTTAAATATCGTCGTGCTGTAAGAAACGCAATGACCGCCTCCAACTGGAAATCTGCAGGTGGAGAAGCTGATTGGGTTAAAATGTGTTCTTCATGTGAAGCAATCGAATCAGGTCTATGCGCTCCTTCTTCATCTCAATTAGAAGATAATCTTCGGATCAAAGAATGGTTAGATACATATCACGGAAAATATAATATTTCCAATCGAATGAATCCGATAATGATGTTTCAGGGAAAAGAATACGTTAAGGCAAAAACCCAAGAAACCGGAAGTTTAGCAAAGGATTTTAAACCTAATTTTGCCCCATTGATCGATTTGATCGAATTCTGCGAACAAAACGGCATCAAATTCGGATTCCTTTATATGCCTGGGATTTCAGAGATCGAGAATAGACCTTTAGCTCAAAAGGTAAGAACTGAGCTCTTAACTCTATTAAAAACAAGACCTACAGTTGGTTTTTTCGATTTTCCTGAATACAAATATTCCAAGGACTACTTTGTGGATTTGATCCATCTAGATTGTAGAGGAGAAACTAAACTCAATCATGAGTTCAAAAACATAGTTCTCCCGCAAGTTGATCGTTTCTTAAAAGAAGAAGTACGAAAATAAGTTCTTCATCTTTAGATGAGTTTTAACCTTTAGGATGAATAAATGAAAGAGTATTTCCTGGGAATATTCCGTGCAGACGACAAAGAAATAGCGCCATTCAACGGGCTCAGGACTCTCTGCTTTTTTATGCTGATATATGGACATATGTATCGGTCCATGCAGGTATTAATACCGGAAATGCATCCGTATTGGCAGAATTTTCTAAATAATGGTTCAATTTGTTTAGATATGTTCTTTAGTCTAAGCGGATTTTTGATAGCTACCCCGTTATTTGCAGAGATAGATAAAAAAGGAACGATCAATTGGAAGTTCTTTTATATAAAAAGAGCATTAAGGATCATTCCTCCTTATTACTTTTTCATTATATTGCAATATTTCATTTTTATACCAAGCCTAATCAAAAATTCTCCTCCCGAGTTAGCAGAACAGTTTAGAGCATACTCCCATAGGATCTGGTATGATATATTTTATATCTCTGATTATGCAAAAGGAACCATCTTCCATGGCTGGTCCCTTTCGCTTGAAGAACAATTCTATATAATATTCCCTATCTTTCTCTTATTAATATTCAGCAGAATTCCTGAAAAATTTAGGCTTAGCTTACTCGTAACTGTTACCTTATTCCCTCTTGTATATCGGACAATTTTCGCCTACACCGTTCTATTCAAGGCGCCTGCTTCGGATGTTATAACATTATATAATAATAATTTCTATTATCCTTTCCACGGTCATATTGATTCAATTTTGTATGGAATAGTCTTCGCATACATATTCAGTTTTCGTAAACATTGGCTGGAGTGGTTCTTTAATTCTGGGAAGCTTGGAACAGTATTGCATGTTCTCACTTTGCTAACAATTTTAATATATACAATTTTTATCGATGAATTCAAAGCCGGCGTTCACCAAATCATTCGTTTTCCAAGTTTCGCTTTGCTTTGGATCTTGGTTTTTATTTTTGCAATGCGAAAAGAAGATCCTATTGGAAGATTTCTTTCTTGGAAAATTTTCTTCCCATTCGCTAAATTATCTTACTGCGCCTATCTTATCCATGTAGTCGCAATGGTGCCGATTTCTAGAAAACTTTTATTCATGGATAAAAAATTAGAACAACATGAATTCTTACTCTATTCTGTTCCTGTAGGATTATTTGTATTCTTCTGCGCGTATTTTTACTATCTTCTTACCGAAAGACCGTTTACAATTCTCAAAGATAAATTGATTTCCAGATATAAAGCAAAAGTCACATCAGAAGTATTCAGGGAAGAATTGAACAAGGCTGCTTCTTAAATTTATAATAAACTCCGAATAGCCAAACATATATAGGGACATAAAAATCTTTTTTTATTTTTGCTCCGGAAAAAACCAACATTGGCGTTGATTCCGTGAATTTTATCGGAAAGATCCCATGATATTTTCCGAAAAGGCCGTTTTTTGCTTGCTATAAAAAAATCGAATATGCACACAAGGTTCGTTACCCACATGGAAATAACGGTTCAAGGCGATATCCACATCATCAAAATTTCCGGATCAATTCTGCAATCCGACAGCGAGGAACTGGACCGCAATCTGAGCGACCATAATTTCGAACCTTCTCCTAAGATCATAATCGATCTTACAGAGGTAAGTCATATTTGCTCAACTGCGTTGGGGATCCTAGTCTCCTACAAAAAAAAGTTCAACTCCGCAGAGGGAGATATCATCATCGTAGTAAATGATGACGATCTTCTCCAACTATTCGAGATCACAATGTTGGACAAAGTGTTTAAAGTTCTTCCTACAATCGAAGATGCTTTTGACGAGTTCAAATTGGGAAATTGAAATCCCTTTCTTTAGCTTCTAACAATTCCCATAAAGTTCGCGAAATTCGAGCCATCCTTTCTCCTTTAGGGTTCACATTATCAACCCCAAAGGAGTTAGGGATCGATTTCGGTCCGGAAGAAACTGGTAAAACTTTTACCGAGAACGCACTTCTCAAAGCCAGGGAATTATTCTCTCTTTCTAAACTTCCTTCCTTAGCAGACGATTCGGGGATCTGTGTAGAAACTCTCGGTGGAGAACCTGGAGTCTATTCAGCTCGTTTCGGCGGAGAAGGTTTAGATGATGAGGGAAGAGCAAGGCTTCTCCTGGAAAAGATGAGAGGAGAAAAAAATCGAAACGCAAAATACGTATGTGTGATCGCGTTAGTCACTTCGGAAGGAGAGTTTACTTTCGAAGGAGAATGTCCTGGATTAATTTCTGATACTTATGATACTAGTGGAAATGGGTTCGGATACGATCCAATTTTTTATTACCCTCCCTTCTCCGCTCATTTTTCCCAAGTCTCAGATGAGAAAAAGAATTCAGTTTCTCATCGCAAAAAAGCCTTGGATGAGTTAGTGAAATACCTGAAAGCATATTCACAAAACTGAATATAGATTCCGAACGAATATTCCGGAATTTTTTAACAAAAAACGCAAGCATCCAGGACAAAAGATTATCTGAAACTGAATAAC
Proteins encoded in this window:
- the rdgB gene encoding RdgB/HAM1 family non-canonical purine NTP pyrophosphatase codes for the protein MKSLSLASNNSHKVREIRAILSPLGFTLSTPKELGIDFGPEETGKTFTENALLKARELFSLSKLPSLADDSGICVETLGGEPGVYSARFGGEGLDDEGRARLLLEKMRGEKNRNAKYVCVIALVTSEGEFTFEGECPGLISDTYDTSGNGFGYDPIFYYPPFSAHFSQVSDEKKNSVSHRKKALDELVKYLKAYSQN
- a CDS encoding STAS domain-containing protein; protein product: MEITVQGDIHIIKISGSILQSDSEELDRNLSDHNFEPSPKIIIDLTEVSHICSTALGILVSYKKKFNSAEGDIIIVVNDDDLLQLFEITMLDKVFKVLPTIEDAFDEFKLGN
- a CDS encoding MBOAT family O-acyltransferase: MLFNAFVFLVFFIVVYAVFLAFAFKAKTNPWALRIQNLWLLAASYFFYGWWDWIFLTLIIVSTLVDYFAAICIGRSQTRKSRLIFLWFSILSNLGILFTMKYFNFFAGSFLSQWNSIAVSLGGAPLGESGSFLLKSIILPVGISFYTFQTMSYTIDVYKGELKPEKDFFDFALFVTYFPQLVAGPIERAGDLLPQLKKPKFPDSNAVMEGLWDILLGYFLKVYIADNLGPIVDQVFFTNKETYLSHIEFASRMGGGQVLAATLGFIIQVYCDFAGYSFIAVGISRLMGVNLTINFDTPEYSANPVELWTRWHVTLNRWFRSYVYFPLGGSKVGKLAQIRNVLLVFGLSGLWHGANWTFVTWGLLNGFYTVVYLLITWYAADRLSFLSNTKWKSILFAIGSRVLTFFLFGLSAVAFRAYDVSHMLLLYSQIFSVWDVSGPVNGMLASGHYFWEIFKVVLPLLIIDFFIYTKNDRYFIFKTNKWVQSLAFILLFGIVILKGIFGKEVIYFAF
- a CDS encoding DUF1574 domain-containing protein → MLSKLSGILIAVSFFIILEIIIHIVPTYYMEEPEPFFVNYKRETLESGKGTADVIILGDSRSMTLEGVSKGEGHESSVYNHSLPGMGPRYYRYFLQKYLEYGNQKPKLLLFAGSQPLYSEGYGFPLYDPSGGKAQHNETISQYANRRWNEGLKNWFFSVEEEKKNLNTDDTFLWDFFGQRYLHQFSFLELYGQFEGIESIFILSKAAPLIYKTFKYRRAVRNAMTASNWKSAGGEADWVKMCSSCEAIESGLCAPSSSQLEDNLRIKEWLDTYHGKYNISNRMNPIMMFQGKEYVKAKTQETGSLAKDFKPNFAPLIDLIEFCEQNGIKFGFLYMPGISEIENRPLAQKVRTELLTLLKTRPTVGFFDFPEYKYSKDYFVDLIHLDCRGETKLNHEFKNIVLPQVDRFLKEEVRK
- a CDS encoding acyltransferase family protein codes for the protein MKEYFLGIFRADDKEIAPFNGLRTLCFFMLIYGHMYRSMQVLIPEMHPYWQNFLNNGSICLDMFFSLSGFLIATPLFAEIDKKGTINWKFFYIKRALRIIPPYYFFIILQYFIFIPSLIKNSPPELAEQFRAYSHRIWYDIFYISDYAKGTIFHGWSLSLEEQFYIIFPIFLLLIFSRIPEKFRLSLLVTVTLFPLVYRTIFAYTVLFKAPASDVITLYNNNFYYPFHGHIDSILYGIVFAYIFSFRKHWLEWFFNSGKLGTVLHVLTLLTILIYTIFIDEFKAGVHQIIRFPSFALLWILVFIFAMRKEDPIGRFLSWKIFFPFAKLSYCAYLIHVVAMVPISRKLLFMDKKLEQHEFLLYSVPVGLFVFFCAYFYYLLTERPFTILKDKLISRYKAKVTSEVFREELNKAAS